One Megamonas hypermegale genomic window carries:
- a CDS encoding ElyC/SanA/YdcF family protein, whose amino-acid sequence MNEKRAKLLTIKDDLNILVDFLAKRDIESLTSNALEEKYKISQVDLLILFGGCIPEGIEVFHAAYENNFAKNYMIVGGAGHTTDILRSKMQLVLHDFDVADKSEAEIMMMYLKQKYDMQDVILETKSTNCGNNVINALDLVKQMQLNVKSIVFIQDTTMQHRMEAGFRKYLKDDVKLINFAGYKVYFTIKDDKLMIEDNDLWGMWDKYKYMELLLGEIPRLRDDINGYGPNGKNFIAHVDIPLRVEQAFLNLKQQLNVQIRKANELFATK is encoded by the coding sequence ATGAATGAAAAACGAGCAAAACTTTTAACTATAAAAGATGATTTAAATATATTAGTGGACTTTTTAGCGAAGCGAGATATAGAAAGTTTGACTTCAAATGCTTTAGAAGAAAAATATAAGATTTCGCAAGTGGATTTATTGATTTTATTTGGCGGTTGCATACCAGAAGGCATTGAAGTTTTTCATGCGGCATATGAAAATAATTTTGCTAAAAATTATATGATTGTTGGCGGCGCAGGGCATACAACGGATATTTTGCGCAGTAAAATGCAATTGGTTTTACATGATTTTGATGTAGCGGATAAGAGCGAAGCGGAAATCATGATGATGTATTTAAAGCAAAAATACGATATGCAAGATGTGATTTTAGAAACGAAGTCGACTAATTGTGGCAATAATGTAATAAATGCACTTGATTTAGTGAAACAAATGCAGTTAAACGTTAAATCAATTGTATTTATACAAGATACTACGATGCAACACCGCATGGAAGCAGGTTTTAGAAAATATTTAAAAGATGATGTTAAATTGATTAATTTTGCGGGATATAAAGTGTATTTTACAATAAAAGATGACAAGCTCATGATTGAAGATAATGATTTATGGGGTATGTGGGATAAATATAAATACATGGAGCTATTATTAGGGGAGATACCGCGTTTAAGAGATGATATCAATGGATATGGGCCAAATGGAAAAAATTTTATAGCGCATGTAGATATACCGCTGAGAGTGGAACAGGCTTTTTTGAATTTAAAGCAACAGTTAAATGTGCAGATTAGAAAAGCAAATGAATTATTTGCCACTAAATAA
- the cobD gene encoding threonine-phosphate decarboxylase CobD: MQKFEHGGDIKSVIRENNLNEIMDFSANINPYGLSSNIKNAILADLDNIIHYPQPNAEDLRKKIGETYNIASDKIIVGNGAVEIIYTLCHILKPKNALIVSPGFSEYERAARSAGADIHYAMLDEKLDFNSPMRDIIVNIKGNDLLFIGNPNNPTGTLYMLEDMELLIEHAENNGCFVVVDESFMDFIKTSEAFSVLPLVEKYHNLLVLHSLTKFYAIPGLRLGFAATDHEVLDPLYAAKDIWNVNSLAQAAGMAALDDKKYQRRSRTYTRTEINYLYEELSTLDKLKVYEPTVNFILVNISKTGLTATQLREKLLKYNIIIRNCANYPGLDENYVRFAVRTREENDELVDALTEILE, translated from the coding sequence ATGCAAAAATTTGAACACGGCGGTGATATAAAATCTGTCATTCGCGAAAATAATTTAAACGAAATAATGGATTTTTCCGCTAATATCAATCCTTACGGTCTATCTAGCAATATAAAAAATGCTATTTTAGCAGATTTAGACAATATCATTCATTATCCCCAGCCTAACGCTGAAGATTTACGCAAAAAAATCGGCGAAACCTACAATATCGCTAGCGATAAAATCATCGTCGGCAATGGTGCTGTAGAAATTATCTACACACTTTGCCATATCTTAAAACCTAAAAATGCATTGATTGTATCACCAGGTTTTAGTGAATATGAACGCGCTGCTCGTTCAGCCGGTGCTGATATCCACTACGCTATGCTCGATGAAAAACTCGATTTCAATTCACCAATGCGCGATATAATCGTCAATATCAAAGGCAATGATTTATTGTTCATCGGCAATCCTAACAATCCTACTGGCACTTTGTACATGCTAGAAGATATGGAGCTTTTAATCGAACATGCTGAAAACAATGGCTGTTTTGTCGTTGTCGATGAATCCTTCATGGATTTTATAAAGACAAGTGAAGCATTTTCTGTACTTCCACTCGTTGAAAAGTATCACAATTTGCTCGTGCTTCATTCATTAACAAAATTCTATGCCATTCCTGGACTTCGCCTCGGCTTTGCCGCTACTGACCACGAAGTTTTAGACCCACTTTACGCTGCTAAAGATATTTGGAATGTAAATTCACTTGCTCAAGCGGCAGGAATGGCTGCACTCGATGATAAAAAATATCAAAGACGCAGTCGCACTTATACGCGCACAGAAATAAATTATCTCTATGAGGAACTTTCCACTTTAGATAAATTAAAGGTCTATGAACCTACTGTAAATTTCATTCTCGTCAATATCTCTAAAACAGGGCTCACAGCAACTCAATTGCGTGAAAAACTCTTAAAATACAATATCATAATTCGCAACTGTGCTAATTATCCTGGACTTGATGAAAATTACGTTCGCTTTGCAGTTAGAACACGCGAAGAAAATGACGAATTAGTCGACGCTTTGACCGAAATTCTCGAATAA
- the thrS gene encoding threonine--tRNA ligase: MAKITLKDGAVREVAEGTTVLDFVKNLSNSLAKKALACKIDGETRDLTTVIDGDHQIDILTFEDADGRWALRHSAAHIMAQAVKRLYGDKNVKLAIGPAIDNGFYYDFDMDHQLNNEDLLKIEKEMKKIVKENLPIVRKEVTRQEALDFFNAQGEIYKVELINDLPEDAMITMYTQGDFTDLCAGPHVVSTGKVKALKLQSVAGAYWRGNEKNKMLQRIYGTAFEKQADLDAYLKMLEEAAKRDHRKLGKELDLFSLHEEGPGFPFFHPNGMVIRNELINYWREVHRKFGYQEIKTPMILNRKLWETSGHWDHYKENMYFTKIDGEDYAIKPMNCPGGMLVYLTQQHSYRDLPLRLGELGLVHRHELSGALHGLMRVRNFTQDDAHIFMLPSQIEGEIQKTIDLFDQVYSTFGLTYHAELSTRPDDSMGSDEVWELATNALKNALEHRGLKYVINEGDGAFYGPKIDFHLTDSIGRTWQCGTIQLDMLMPEKFDLTYIGEDGQKHRPVMIHRVVYGSIERFIGILIENYAGAFPAWLAPVQVKILPISDKYTDYAYEIKRKMFDLGIRVEVDDRNEKIGYKIREAQVKKVPYSIIVGENELENKNISVRKRREKETVTMDTDTFINNLLEEIKTKAQ; the protein is encoded by the coding sequence ATGGCAAAAATTACATTAAAAGACGGTGCCGTTCGCGAAGTTGCAGAAGGTACTACTGTTCTTGATTTTGTAAAAAATCTCAGCAATTCTTTAGCTAAAAAAGCTCTTGCTTGCAAAATTGATGGTGAAACTAGAGATTTAACTACTGTTATCGATGGCGACCATCAAATCGATATCTTGACTTTTGAAGACGCTGACGGCCGCTGGGCACTCCGCCATAGTGCTGCTCATATCATGGCACAAGCTGTAAAACGTCTTTATGGCGATAAAAATGTAAAATTAGCAATTGGCCCTGCTATCGATAATGGTTTTTACTATGATTTCGATATGGACCATCAGCTTAACAATGAAGATTTACTTAAAATCGAAAAAGAAATGAAAAAAATCGTTAAAGAAAATCTTCCAATCGTGCGCAAAGAAGTAACTCGCCAAGAAGCACTCGATTTCTTTAACGCTCAAGGTGAAATCTATAAAGTTGAATTAATCAACGATTTACCAGAAGACGCTATGATTACAATGTACACACAAGGCGATTTCACAGACCTCTGTGCTGGCCCACACGTTGTTTCTACTGGTAAAGTAAAAGCTTTAAAATTACAGTCCGTAGCTGGTGCTTATTGGCGCGGCAATGAAAAAAATAAAATGCTCCAACGTATTTACGGTACAGCATTTGAAAAACAAGCAGATTTAGACGCATATTTAAAAATGCTCGAAGAAGCTGCAAAACGTGACCACCGTAAACTTGGTAAAGAACTCGATTTATTCAGCTTACATGAAGAAGGCCCTGGCTTCCCATTCTTCCATCCAAACGGAATGGTAATCAGAAACGAACTCATCAACTATTGGCGTGAAGTTCATCGCAAATTCGGTTATCAGGAAATTAAAACTCCAATGATTTTGAACCGCAAACTTTGGGAAACTTCTGGTCACTGGGACCACTACAAAGAAAATATGTACTTCACTAAAATCGATGGTGAAGATTACGCTATCAAACCTATGAACTGCCCAGGCGGTATGCTCGTTTACCTCACTCAGCAACACAGCTATCGTGATTTACCACTTCGTCTTGGCGAACTCGGTCTTGTTCATCGTCATGAATTATCCGGTGCTTTACACGGCTTAATGCGTGTTCGTAACTTCACTCAAGATGATGCTCATATCTTCATGCTTCCTTCCCAGATTGAAGGCGAAATTCAAAAAACTATCGACTTATTCGACCAAGTTTACAGCACATTCGGTTTGACTTACCATGCTGAACTCAGCACACGCCCAGATGATTCCATGGGTTCTGATGAAGTTTGGGAACTCGCTACAAATGCACTTAAAAACGCACTTGAACATCGTGGCTTAAAATACGTTATCAACGAAGGCGATGGCGCTTTCTACGGTCCAAAAATCGACTTCCATTTAACTGACTCCATCGGTCGTACTTGGCAATGCGGTACAATTCAGCTTGATATGCTCATGCCTGAAAAATTCGACCTCACATACATCGGTGAAGATGGTCAAAAACATCGTCCTGTAATGATTCACCGCGTTGTATACGGAAGTATCGAACGCTTTATCGGTATCTTGATTGAAAACTATGCTGGTGCATTTCCTGCTTGGCTTGCTCCTGTACAGGTTAAAATCTTACCTATCAGCGACAAATATACAGATTATGCTTATGAAATCAAACGCAAAATGTTTGACCTCGGCATCCGCGTAGAAGTTGATGATAGAAATGAAAAAATCGGTTATAAAATCCGTGAAGCTCAAGTTAAAAAAGTTCCTTACAGCATAATTGTCGGCGAAAACGAATTAGAAAACAAAAACATTTCTGTTCGCAAACGTCGTGAAAAAGAAACTGTTACAATGGATACAGATACATTCATAAACAATTTACTTGAAGAAATCAAAACAAAAGCACAGTAA